From Companilactobacillus heilongjiangensis, one genomic window encodes:
- a CDS encoding PRD domain-containing protein — protein MDALEKLYTAILQRFPNERITTKQAADAVGLTRGVTSSYLSKLEKQDKLKKSGTRPVYWQIKKDPSAFDNLIGADGSLSSDIQHALEAIVYPTNGLPIFITGTPGSGKRTFARAIYQEAIRRKALTKNATFQIMDCINYKDQPDKFRSDLSKNIGDFKDKGSNQTGYLYIKNLQSLTKNDQHYLFNTTNQQEFSGPRYIFSATADIDKLDNAYFKSAAVHITLRPLNQRPFAERIAFIAMFLQQQANQTGRGIMISPSKLIKLSTIKQINNIRGLNNYIQLLCAEAYAHTPEGDLLFISDISEKAIHILPNQQMVTDSIRSLTNSSLQLGTTLTSLLNKLTDSVQRGETISEQYFLVIKIINQLSTATSEELLNPSIQRIKELIHKYITHPYGVTFPKDETFWRNITLAFVFANLYDDNIAGSEKVPHLQEQVKEHYPRSHYLFHKLLEKTLPRRVDSEAYYLPFFILMYQCADEIEAVRYNAILLAHGEHTASSIQQVVNSLCGNYFFEAFDMPIDISLEQINTYVSKYLENQPSSTQGNIILFDMGSLRQMFTKIKRTSNQELLVVNNVTTSMALDTALRIQRNDSFQSIAEASKKYSLSTDAQYYEGLSNKKNIIVSCMSGVGLSKELKKLIDSTLSPSLEVIALDYKKLHELLENNDQQFFSNTLLIMTTSDVSDSLDLNIMNIYNIFDKVTSSKLQSILLNAGETKKSTTSLIDQLLRFLSIEGIRGRLQILNPDIVIQDSQDVVSHYENFYNVKFEARLKLNLYMHLSLMFERMLMSRSNSESVIKQESLTDKERDFFSLSHGIFKPVEQKFNITIQDYEIELLYQLLKDFIFVN, from the coding sequence TTGGATGCTTTAGAAAAACTATATACCGCCATATTGCAACGGTTTCCTAACGAACGTATTACAACTAAACAGGCTGCAGATGCCGTCGGATTAACCCGTGGCGTCACAAGCAGTTACCTTTCTAAATTGGAAAAACAAGATAAGCTTAAAAAGTCTGGAACCAGACCTGTTTACTGGCAAATCAAAAAAGACCCATCGGCCTTCGATAACTTAATCGGGGCTGACGGGAGTTTAAGTTCTGATATTCAACATGCTTTAGAGGCAATTGTTTATCCGACAAACGGCTTGCCAATTTTTATTACTGGAACGCCGGGAAGTGGCAAACGTACCTTTGCTCGTGCTATCTATCAAGAAGCAATACGACGAAAGGCACTGACTAAGAATGCCACTTTTCAAATTATGGATTGCATAAATTACAAGGATCAACCCGATAAATTTCGCAGTGACCTATCCAAAAATATCGGCGATTTCAAAGATAAAGGATCCAATCAAACTGGCTATTTATATATTAAAAACCTACAATCACTTACTAAAAATGACCAACATTATCTTTTCAATACTACTAACCAGCAGGAGTTTTCCGGACCTCGATACATTTTCTCGGCTACAGCGGATATCGATAAACTAGACAATGCTTATTTCAAATCAGCCGCAGTTCATATTACCCTTAGACCATTAAACCAACGTCCTTTTGCGGAACGAATCGCTTTTATAGCTATGTTTTTACAACAACAAGCTAATCAAACTGGCCGAGGAATCATGATTTCTCCCAGCAAATTGATTAAACTTTCTACCATTAAACAAATCAATAATATCCGTGGATTGAACAATTACATTCAACTCCTTTGTGCTGAAGCATATGCGCATACGCCTGAAGGGGACTTGCTATTTATCAGTGACATTTCTGAAAAAGCCATCCACATATTGCCAAATCAGCAAATGGTAACGGACAGCATTCGGTCACTAACTAACAGTTCGTTGCAATTGGGCACTACTTTAACATCCCTACTCAACAAACTGACGGATTCAGTTCAACGTGGCGAAACCATTTCCGAGCAGTATTTCCTTGTGATTAAAATCATTAATCAATTAAGCACTGCAACCAGTGAAGAACTCCTAAATCCGTCCATACAGAGAATTAAGGAGTTAATTCATAAATACATCACCCATCCATATGGTGTAACTTTTCCCAAAGATGAGACTTTCTGGAGAAATATTACGCTCGCATTCGTATTTGCCAACCTATATGACGACAATATTGCGGGTTCTGAAAAGGTGCCTCATTTACAAGAACAAGTTAAGGAACACTATCCACGATCCCATTATCTATTTCATAAATTACTAGAAAAAACTCTTCCTAGACGAGTAGATAGTGAAGCTTATTACTTACCTTTCTTCATATTGATGTATCAATGTGCTGATGAAATTGAAGCCGTCCGTTATAATGCAATTTTACTTGCTCACGGTGAACATACTGCATCAAGTATTCAACAAGTCGTTAATTCATTGTGTGGAAATTACTTTTTTGAAGCTTTCGACATGCCAATCGACATTTCATTGGAACAGATTAATACTTACGTTAGCAAATATCTTGAAAATCAACCTAGCTCAACACAAGGAAATATCATCTTATTCGATATGGGGTCATTGCGCCAAATGTTTACTAAGATTAAGCGGACTTCGAATCAAGAATTGCTAGTTGTGAATAATGTCACCACTTCAATGGCATTGGACACTGCACTTCGTATCCAACGAAACGATAGTTTCCAATCAATCGCTGAAGCTAGCAAGAAATATAGTTTAAGCACTGACGCACAATATTATGAAGGCCTCTCAAATAAGAAGAATATTATCGTCTCTTGTATGTCTGGTGTAGGGCTATCGAAAGAATTGAAGAAACTTATCGACTCAACACTTTCACCTTCACTCGAAGTTATTGCGCTTGATTATAAAAAGTTACATGAATTGTTGGAAAATAATGATCAGCAATTCTTCTCCAATACATTGTTGATTATGACGACATCTGATGTCAGCGACAGTCTCGATTTGAACATCATGAATATTTATAATATTTTCGATAAAGTCACCTCTTCAAAGCTTCAATCAATTTTGTTAAACGCTGGCGAAACTAAAAAATCGACCACATCCCTAATTGATCAATTACTAAGGTTCTTATCAATTGAAGGTATTCGCGGTCGACTACAGATTTTAAATCCTGATATTGTGATTCAAGATAGCCAAGATGTAGTTTCTCATTATGAAAACTTTTATAACGTCAAATTCGAGGCTAGACTAAAATTAAACTTATACATGCACCTTTCGTTAATGTTTGAACGGATGCTGATGAGTCGAAGCAATTCTGAATCAGTTATCAAACAGGAGTCTCTAACTGATAAAGAACGTGACTTCTTCTCACTTTCACATGGTATTTTTAAGCCAGTTGAGCAAAAATTCAACATTACGATTCAAGATTACGAAATTGAGCTTTTGTATCAATTGCTTAAAGATTTTATTTTCGTTAATTAA
- a CDS encoding SLAP domain-containing protein, whose translation MKLTRSAALIAALAVASVGGLLVTQHDAKASTVATTITKGPAWLYTSEGKMITDRALAPNTKWAVGKTITINGEKLYQVATNEYLKASDSSLSGSNVQTQQPAQTALIGTVTTHGGTLTISKRLDDLSDNILPEGSQWQIGKYVINRLGKKYVQVSGDDYVPISHMKFNKALPEPTSDPNLYYYWQMDPKLNPGYTPNTDY comes from the coding sequence ATGAAATTAACCAGATCAGCAGCTTTAATCGCTGCTCTAGCAGTGGCATCGGTCGGTGGATTACTTGTCACACAGCACGACGCCAAAGCATCTACAGTCGCCACAACCATTACCAAAGGACCAGCTTGGCTTTACACTTCTGAGGGGAAAATGATTACTGACCGTGCCCTTGCACCAAATACTAAATGGGCTGTTGGTAAAACCATTACTATCAACGGCGAGAAACTTTATCAAGTCGCTACCAATGAATATTTGAAAGCCAGTGACTCTTCATTATCTGGCAGCAATGTTCAAACACAGCAACCTGCTCAAACTGCCCTGATTGGAACAGTTACAACACACGGAGGCACGCTGACAATCAGTAAGCGACTAGATGACCTTTCCGACAACATCTTACCTGAAGGTTCACAATGGCAAATTGGAAAATACGTTATAAATCGTCTCGGAAAAAAATACGTTCAAGTTTCTGGCGATGACTACGTTCCTATTTCCCATATGAAATTCAATAAGGCACTACCCGAACCAACTTCAGATCCTAATCTATATTATTATTGGCAAATGGATCCTAAATTGAATCCTGGATATACTCCAAATACAGACTATTAG